A single genomic interval of Pan paniscus chromosome 18, NHGRI_mPanPan1-v2.0_pri, whole genome shotgun sequence harbors:
- the RHOT2 gene encoding mitochondrial Rho GTPase 2 isoform X18, with the protein MGGPRGGPVGNKSDLRSGSSMEAVLPIMSQFPEIETCVECSAKNLRNISELFYYAQKAVLHPTAPLYDPEAKQKSCFGHPLAPQALEDVKTVVCRNVAGGVREDRLTLDGFLFLNTLFIQRGRHETTWTILRRFGYSDALELTADYLSPPLRVPPGCSTELNHLGYQFVQRVFEKHDQDRDGALSPVELQSLFSVFPAAPWGPELPRTVRTEAGRLPLHGYLCQWTLVTYLDVRSCLGHLGYLGYPTLCEQDSQAHAITVTREKRLDQEKGQTQRSVLLCKVVGARGVGKSAFLQAFLGRGLGHQDTREQPPGYAIDTVQVNGQEKYLILCEVGTDGLLATSLDATCDVACLMFDGSDPKSFAHCASVYKHHYMDGQTPCLFVSSKADLPEGVAVSGPSPAEFCRKHRLPAPVPFSCAGPAEPSTTIFTQLATMAAFPHLVHAELHPSSFWLRGLLGVVGAAVAAVLSFSLYRVLVKSQ; encoded by the exons ATGGGGGGACCACGCGGGGGCCCAG TGGGCAACAAGTCAGACCTGCGGTCGGGGAGCTCCATGGAGGCCGTGCTCCCCATCATGAGCCAGTTTCCCGAGATTGAGACCTGCGTGGAG TGTTCGGCCAAGAACCTGAGGAACATCTCAGAGCTGTTCTACTACGCCCAGAAGGCCGTCCTGCATCCCACAGCCCCCCTCTATGACCCTGAGGCCAAGCAG AAATCCTGCTTTGGGCACCCCCTGGCCCCGCAGGCCCTGGAGGACGTGAAGACGGTGGTGTGCAGGAACGTGGCGGGCGGCGTGCGGGAGGACCGGCTGACCCTGGATG GTTTCCTCTTCCTGAACACGCTCTTCATCCAGCGCGGCCGGCACGAGACCACCTGGACCATACTGCGGCGCTTCGGCTACAGCGACGCCCTGGAGCTGACTGCGGACTATCTCTCCCCTCC GCTCCGCGTGCCCCCCGGCTGCAGCACGGAGCTCAACCACCTTGGCTACCAGTTTGTGCAGAGAGTGTTTGAGAAGCACGACCAG GACCGCGACGGCGCCCTCTCGCCCGTGGAGCTGCAAAGCCTTTTCAGTGTGTTCCCAGCAGCCCCCTGGGGCCCCGAGCTCCCACGCACAGTCCGCACAGAGGCCGGCCGGTTGCCCCTGCACGGATACCTCTGCCAGTGGAC CCTGGTGACCTACCTGGACGTCCGGAGCTGCCTTGGACACCTAGGCTACCTGGGCTACCCCACCCTCTGTGAGCAGGACTCCCAGGCCCATGCCATCACAG TCACCCGTGAGAAGAGGCTGGACCAGGAGAAGGGACAGACGCAGCGGAGCGTCCTCCTGTGCAAGGTGGTGGGGGCCCGTGGAGTGGGCAAGTCTGCCTTCCTGCAGGCCTTCCTCGGCCGCGGCCTGGGG CACCAGGACACGAGGGAGCAGCCTCCCGGCTACGCCATCGACACGGTGCAGGTCAACGGGCAGGAGAAGTACTTGATC ctctgTGAGGTGGGCACAGATGGTCTGCTGGCCACATCGCTGGACGCCACCTGTGACGTTGCCTGCTTGATGTTTGATGGCAGTGACCCAAAGTCCTTTGCACATTGTGCCAGCGTCTACAAG CACCATTACATGGACGGGCAGACCCCCTGCCTCTTTGTCTCCTCCAAGGCCGACCTGCCCGAAGGTGTTGCGGTGTCTGGCCCATCACCAGCCGAGTTTTGCCGCAAGCACCGGCTACCCGCTCCCGTGCCGTTCTCCTGTGCTGGCCCAGCCGAGCCCAGCACCACCATCTTCACCCAGCTCGCCACCATGGCCGCCTTCCC ACATTTGGTCCACGCAGAGCTGCATCCCTCTTCCTTCTGGCTCCGGGGGCTGCTGGGGGTTGTCGGGGCCGCCGTGGCCGCAGTCCTCAGCTTCTCACTCTACAGGGTCCTAGTGAAGAGCCAGTGA
- the RHOT2 gene encoding mitochondrial Rho GTPase 2 isoform X15, which produces MGGPRGGPVGNKSDLRSGSSMEAVLPIMSQFPEIETCVECSAKNLRNISELFYYAQKAVLHPTAPLYDPEAKQLRPACAQALTRIFRLSDQDLDQALSDEELNAFQQKSCFGHPLAPQALEDVKTVVCRNVAGGVREDRLTLDGFLFLNTLFIQRGRHETTWTILRRFGYSDALELTADYLSPPLRVPPGCSTELNHLGYQFVQRVFEKHDQDRDGALSPVELQSLFSVFPAAPWGPELPRTVRTEAGRLPLHGYLCQWTLVTYLDVRSCLGHLGYLGYPTLCEQDSQAHAITVTREKRLDQEKGQTQRSVLLCKVVGARGVGKSAFLQAFLGRGLGHQDTREQPPGYAIDTVQVNGQEKYLILCEVGTDGLLATSLDATCDVACLMFDGSDPKSFAHCASVYKHHYMDGQTPCLFVSSKADLPEGVAVSGPSPAEFCRKHRLPAPVPFSCAGPAEPSTTIFTQLATMAAFPWVPSSAALGTSSVCHPSSGQRWRQAWNWGQSGGVELCVAEGGSAQACPSRAWPPLAVPLVWDPRLWGPVSPGHGRVPSSKLGACA; this is translated from the exons ATGGGGGGACCACGCGGGGGCCCAG TGGGCAACAAGTCAGACCTGCGGTCGGGGAGCTCCATGGAGGCCGTGCTCCCCATCATGAGCCAGTTTCCCGAGATTGAGACCTGCGTGGAG TGTTCGGCCAAGAACCTGAGGAACATCTCAGAGCTGTTCTACTACGCCCAGAAGGCCGTCCTGCATCCCACAGCCCCCCTCTATGACCCTGAGGCCAAGCAG TTGAGGCCCGCGTGCGCCCAGGCGCTGACGCGCATCTTCAGGCTCTCAGATCAGGACCTGGACCAGGCGCTCAGTGACGAAGAGCTCAACGCTTTCCAG CAGAAATCCTGCTTTGGGCACCCCCTGGCCCCGCAGGCCCTGGAGGACGTGAAGACGGTGGTGTGCAGGAACGTGGCGGGCGGCGTGCGGGAGGACCGGCTGACCCTGGATG GTTTCCTCTTCCTGAACACGCTCTTCATCCAGCGCGGCCGGCACGAGACCACCTGGACCATACTGCGGCGCTTCGGCTACAGCGACGCCCTGGAGCTGACTGCGGACTATCTCTCCCCTCC GCTCCGCGTGCCCCCCGGCTGCAGCACGGAGCTCAACCACCTTGGCTACCAGTTTGTGCAGAGAGTGTTTGAGAAGCACGACCAG GACCGCGACGGCGCCCTCTCGCCCGTGGAGCTGCAAAGCCTTTTCAGTGTGTTCCCAGCAGCCCCCTGGGGCCCCGAGCTCCCACGCACAGTCCGCACAGAGGCCGGCCGGTTGCCCCTGCACGGATACCTCTGCCAGTGGAC CCTGGTGACCTACCTGGACGTCCGGAGCTGCCTTGGACACCTAGGCTACCTGGGCTACCCCACCCTCTGTGAGCAGGACTCCCAGGCCCATGCCATCACAG TCACCCGTGAGAAGAGGCTGGACCAGGAGAAGGGACAGACGCAGCGGAGCGTCCTCCTGTGCAAGGTGGTGGGGGCCCGTGGAGTGGGCAAGTCTGCCTTCCTGCAGGCCTTCCTCGGCCGCGGCCTGGGG CACCAGGACACGAGGGAGCAGCCTCCCGGCTACGCCATCGACACGGTGCAGGTCAACGGGCAGGAGAAGTACTTGATC ctctgTGAGGTGGGCACAGATGGTCTGCTGGCCACATCGCTGGACGCCACCTGTGACGTTGCCTGCTTGATGTTTGATGGCAGTGACCCAAAGTCCTTTGCACATTGTGCCAGCGTCTACAAG CACCATTACATGGACGGGCAGACCCCCTGCCTCTTTGTCTCCTCCAAGGCCGACCTGCCCGAAGGTGTTGCGGTGTCTGGCCCATCACCAGCCGAGTTTTGCCGCAAGCACCGGCTACCCGCTCCCGTGCCGTTCTCCTGTGCTGGCCCAGCCGAGCCCAGCACCACCATCTTCACCCAGCTCGCCACCATGGCCGCCTTCCCGTGGGTACCCAGTAGCGCAGCCCTGGGGACTAGCAGTGTCTGTCATCCGAGCAGTGGGCAGCGGTGGCGTCAGGCCTGGAACTGGGGCCAGAGTGGCGGGGTGGAGCTTTGTGTGGCAGAGGGAGGCAGTGCCCAGGCATGTCCCTCCAGGGCCTGGCCTCCACTGGCTGTGCCTCTGGTCTGGGATCCCCGCCTGTGGGGCCCTGTGAGTCCAGGACATGGGAGGGTGCCCAGCAGCAAGCTGGGGGCATGTGCCTGA
- the RHOT2 gene encoding mitochondrial Rho GTPase 2 isoform X19, with product MEAVLPIMSQFPEIETCVECSAKNLRNISELFYYAQKAVLHPTAPLYDPEAKQLRPACAQALTRIFRLSDQDLDQALSDEELNAFQQKSCFGHPLAPQALEDVKTVVCRNVAGGVREDRLTLDGFLFLNTLFIQRGRHETTWTILRRFGYSDALELTADYLSPPLRVPPGCSTELNHLGYQFVQRVFEKHDQDRDGALSPVELQSLFSVFPAAPWGPELPRTVRTEAGRLPLHGYLCQWTLVTYLDVRSCLGHLGYLGYPTLCEQDSQAHAITVTREKRLDQEKGQTQRSVLLCKVVGARGVGKSAFLQAFLGRGLGHQDTREQPPGYAIDTVQVNGQEKYLILCEVGTDGLLATSLDATCDVACLMFDGSDPKSFAHCASVYKHHYMDGQTPCLFVSSKADLPEGVAVSGPSPAEFCRKHRLPAPVPFSCAGPAEPSTTIFTQLATMAAFPWVPSSAALGTSSVCHPSSGQRWRQAWNWGQSGGVELCVAEGGSAQACPSRAWPPLAVPLVWDPRLWGPVSPGHGRVPSSKLGACA from the exons ATGGAGGCCGTGCTCCCCATCATGAGCCAGTTTCCCGAGATTGAGACCTGCGTGGAG TGTTCGGCCAAGAACCTGAGGAACATCTCAGAGCTGTTCTACTACGCCCAGAAGGCCGTCCTGCATCCCACAGCCCCCCTCTATGACCCTGAGGCCAAGCAG TTGAGGCCCGCGTGCGCCCAGGCGCTGACGCGCATCTTCAGGCTCTCAGATCAGGACCTGGACCAGGCGCTCAGTGACGAAGAGCTCAACGCTTTCCAG CAGAAATCCTGCTTTGGGCACCCCCTGGCCCCGCAGGCCCTGGAGGACGTGAAGACGGTGGTGTGCAGGAACGTGGCGGGCGGCGTGCGGGAGGACCGGCTGACCCTGGATG GTTTCCTCTTCCTGAACACGCTCTTCATCCAGCGCGGCCGGCACGAGACCACCTGGACCATACTGCGGCGCTTCGGCTACAGCGACGCCCTGGAGCTGACTGCGGACTATCTCTCCCCTCC GCTCCGCGTGCCCCCCGGCTGCAGCACGGAGCTCAACCACCTTGGCTACCAGTTTGTGCAGAGAGTGTTTGAGAAGCACGACCAG GACCGCGACGGCGCCCTCTCGCCCGTGGAGCTGCAAAGCCTTTTCAGTGTGTTCCCAGCAGCCCCCTGGGGCCCCGAGCTCCCACGCACAGTCCGCACAGAGGCCGGCCGGTTGCCCCTGCACGGATACCTCTGCCAGTGGAC CCTGGTGACCTACCTGGACGTCCGGAGCTGCCTTGGACACCTAGGCTACCTGGGCTACCCCACCCTCTGTGAGCAGGACTCCCAGGCCCATGCCATCACAG TCACCCGTGAGAAGAGGCTGGACCAGGAGAAGGGACAGACGCAGCGGAGCGTCCTCCTGTGCAAGGTGGTGGGGGCCCGTGGAGTGGGCAAGTCTGCCTTCCTGCAGGCCTTCCTCGGCCGCGGCCTGGGG CACCAGGACACGAGGGAGCAGCCTCCCGGCTACGCCATCGACACGGTGCAGGTCAACGGGCAGGAGAAGTACTTGATC ctctgTGAGGTGGGCACAGATGGTCTGCTGGCCACATCGCTGGACGCCACCTGTGACGTTGCCTGCTTGATGTTTGATGGCAGTGACCCAAAGTCCTTTGCACATTGTGCCAGCGTCTACAAG CACCATTACATGGACGGGCAGACCCCCTGCCTCTTTGTCTCCTCCAAGGCCGACCTGCCCGAAGGTGTTGCGGTGTCTGGCCCATCACCAGCCGAGTTTTGCCGCAAGCACCGGCTACCCGCTCCCGTGCCGTTCTCCTGTGCTGGCCCAGCCGAGCCCAGCACCACCATCTTCACCCAGCTCGCCACCATGGCCGCCTTCCCGTGGGTACCCAGTAGCGCAGCCCTGGGGACTAGCAGTGTCTGTCATCCGAGCAGTGGGCAGCGGTGGCGTCAGGCCTGGAACTGGGGCCAGAGTGGCGGGGTGGAGCTTTGTGTGGCAGAGGGAGGCAGTGCCCAGGCATGTCCCTCCAGGGCCTGGCCTCCACTGGCTGTGCCTCTGGTCTGGGATCCCCGCCTGTGGGGCCCTGTGAGTCCAGGACATGGGAGGGTGCCCAGCAGCAAGCTGGGGGCATGTGCCTGA